A single window of Xiphophorus hellerii strain 12219 chromosome 12, Xiphophorus_hellerii-4.1, whole genome shotgun sequence DNA harbors:
- the LOC116729977 gene encoding cyclin-G2-like, translating into MRDLQGIDNLLLNELKSCCAKEYNFLPREAGLNLMESTSPEIHSRVSAKCRDSKVEELWSLTSFFGYRTQTFVQAVNLLDRFLTIMKVQPKHVPCIGVCCLHIAAKMVEEESNVSPSHELIRISQSRFTVSDLNRMEKIISEKLSVDPDVVTALTFLHLYHSAVGSLFAEREEIPSIGRLEAQLKACLCRLVFSKAKPSVLALSLIAQEFEDLQSATLLMSIQQFQKHLKIGDNELLHWKELVTKCMMEYRSSECNKPDNKKLVWIVSRRTAQSLQTCHFSVPGLPTIPEMSWDESESEDSCEDLSSVENSPCGSLGSDGEGTFFPSLFHH; encoded by the exons ATGAGAGACCTTCAGGGCATTGACAACCTGCTCTTGAATGAGCTGAAGTCATGCTGTGCAAAGGAGTACAACTTTCTCCCCAGGGAAGCAGGCCTCAACCTGATGGAGTCTACGTCCCCAGAG ATTCACAGCAGAGTGTCTGCAAAATGCAGAGACAGCAAAGTGGAAGAGTTGTGGAGCCTGACCAGTTTCTTTGGCTACAGGACTCAAACCTTTGTGCAAGCTGTCAATTTGCTCGATAGATTTCTCACCATCATGAAG GTGCAGCCCAAACATGTGCCCTGCATCGGGGTGTGCTGTCTGCACATTGCTGCCAAAATGGTCGAGGAGGAGAGCAACGTCTCACCCAGCCATGAACTCATCCGCATCAGCCAAAGCAGGTTCACCGTGTCCGACCTCAACCGCATGGAGAAAATCATCTCAGAGAAACTCAGCGTGGATCCCGACGTGGTGACGGCCCTGACCTTCCTGCACCTCTACCACTCCGCCGTCGGCTCTCTGTTTGCTGAAAG GGAGGAGATCCCAAGCATTGGGAGGCTGGAAGCGCAGCTAAAAGCCTGCTTATGCCGGCTTGTTTTCTCTAAAGCAAAA ccatCAGTGCTGGCGCTGTCCCTCATCGCTCAGGAGTTTGAAGACCTCCAGTCAGCCACGTTGTTGATGAGCATCCAGCAATTCCAAAAGCATCTAAAG ATCGGTGACAACGAGCTGCTACACTGGAAGGAACTCGTGACCAAATGCATGATGGAATATCGCTCGAGTGAATGCAACAAACCAGACAACAAGAAgcttgtttggattgtttccCGGAGAACGGCACAGAGTCTGCAGACCTGTCACTTCAGCGTTCCCGGTCTGCCGACTATTCCTGAGATGAGCTGGGATGAGAGCGAGAG CGAGGACTCCTGTGAGGACCTGAGCAGCGTGGAGAACAGTCCGTGCGGCTCTTTAGGAAGCGATGGCGAAGGCACCTTCTTCCCCTCCTTGTTCCACCACTGA
- the LOC116729976 gene encoding coiled-coil domain-containing protein 158 isoform X2, whose product MSNSKPPGPRKPHADTDSYFLTFGDSPGANEETERVTQNTSLSLRFNRTLDELSEELNRHMEIQDIHEEIQNASSEALRRFGSPYRNRSPERSCHKNDSAEESTGFSAHIDALTQAIVDCMDTLKQDEVQRDRGSSEMDALENAAEQLSHLQLNKAHSEEEETFSPQRAIMHLKSKLHEAQMENDSLTDLRLKDSRKQVSQMAKMLHLLEELQKVKTSKVWKLPETEEEAFALQREVESLAKCVRRVYHILYEKQFGDNSAGNKTVKHQEPQSGYENVHKDSDKQHWTCFRSKDQQRNSEYEGLNNQERVEDLIASLDQEMAMFTDKSKHCGVNLCNKLRLLKNLAESQTSLQLCQINELESTVSSYRDKVSYLEKKMLETETELFATHKERDQSLQQVKELQSQLQLLKSICENQQLEFREDMKALRGQLESTRKQLFRAGEEKSCLQMLSEQRSQECQALQAELARQKSELVRLECEKHQLLNSLTDQNQHLHQETLDKQQAVKQLELQRAQLFNVNKQLENLQRLHSCKNEEHEGVVLQLQSQLGSAHDELHKIRRSLRTLKAADGHGLQVALDMQKEITARREKVDAMQSRIQHLEEKVEELHQEKRRLNLEAHHQLQDLTFVREEKRQLGSEMKALRSKDHQLRERIVELEGILHKMCESLANCQDFLQLREQEHFRLKLQHALNLKELQGGSLCTCLAPSPSDLNCRTRSTQTAPPSPRLSFNTQIKESSQCGRRALIKEMQADNRPHSAKGAASRRMSAPERPHAASASAEDEEGLKVCASVRRKTFDSKQRFLEATELDRQTVNNRDAL is encoded by the exons ATGTCTAATTCAAAACCTCCTGGGCCTCGGAAGCCTCATGCTGATACTGATTCGTACTTTTTAACTTTTGGCGATTCTCCTGGGGCTAatgaagagacagaaagag TAACCCAAAACACTTCCCTTAGCCTGAGATTTAATCGGACTCTGGATGAACTGAG CGAAGAACTCAACAGGCATATGGAAATACAAGACATACACGAGGAGATTCAAAATGCATCCAGCGAAGCTTTGAGGAGGTTTGGATCTCCTTACAGAAACAGATCGCCCGAACGAAGCTGCCACAAAA ATGACTCAGCTGAAGAATCCACTGGTTTTTCAGCCCACATTGACGCGCTGACTCAGGCTATTGTCGACTGTATGGATACTTTAAAACAGGACGAGGTGCAGCGAGACCGAGGCTCAAGTGAAATGGATGCTTTGGAAAATGCAGCAGAACAGCTGTCTCATTTACAACTTAATAAG GCAcacagtgaggaagaggagacaTTTAGCCCCCAAAGAGCCATCATGCACCTGAAGTCTAAACTGCATGAAGCTCAGATGGAGAACGACTCCCTGACTGACCTTAG GTTGAAGGACTCAAGGAAACAGGTCAGTCAGATGGCGAAGATGCTGCACTTGTTGGAAGAGCTTCAGAAAGTCAAAACGTCGAAGGTCTGGAAGCTTCCGGAGACAGAAGAAGAGGCGTTTGCTCTTCAAAGAGAAGTAGAATCACTGGCAAAGTGCGTAAGGAGGGTTTACCACATACTTTATGAAAAGCAGTTTGGGGACAACTCAGCCGGCAATAAGACTGTGAAGCATCAAGAACCACAATCTGGATATGAAAATGTCCACAAGGACTCAGATAAACAACACTGGACATGTTTTAGA TCAAAAGACCAACAGAGGAACAGCGAATATGAAGGATTAAATAACCAAGAAAG GGTGGAAGACCTTATTGCAAGTCTTGACCAGGAGATGGCGATGTTCACTGACAAATCCAAACACTGCGGAGTGAATTTATGCAACAAGTTGAGGCTGCtaaa GAACCTGGCTGAAAGTCAGACCTCACTGCAGCTCTGTCAGATCAATGAACTGGAGTCAACCGTCTCCAGCTACAGAGACAAG GTTAGTTACCTGGAGAAGAAGATGCTGGAGACCGAGACTGAACTGTTTGCCACCCATAAAGAGAGAGACCAATCGCTGCAGCAGGTCAAAGAGCTGCAGTCACAGCTTCAACTACTTAAA TCTATTTGTGAGAATCAGCAGCTTGAATTCAGGGAAGATATGAAGGCTCTGAGAGGACAGCTGGAGTCGACCAGGAAGCAGCTTTTCAGAGCCGGAGAGGAGAAATCCTGCCTGCAGATGCTTTCAGAGCAAAGGTCACAGGAG TGCCAGGCTCTGCAGGCTGAATTAGCCCGACAAAAGTCTGAGTTGGTGCGTTTGGAATGTGAGAAGCATCAGCTGCTGAACTCCCTgaccgaccagaaccagcaccTTCATCAGGAAACTCTGGACAAACAGCAAGCTGTGaagcagctggagctgcagcgcGCGCAGCTTTTCAATGTCAACA AGCAGCTGGAGAACCTGCAGCGGCTCCACAGCTGTAAGAACGAGGAGCACGAAGGCGTGGTGCTGCAGCTACAGAGCCAGCTCGGCAGCGCCCACGATGAGCTCCACAAGATCCGACGCAGCTTGAGGACCCTGAAAGCAGCCGATGGCCATG GCCTGCAGGTGGCTTTGGACATGCAGAAGGAGATCACTGCCAGGAGAGAGAAGGTTGACGCCATGCAGAGCAGAATCCAGCATTTGGAGGAGAAAGTGGAGGAACTGCACCAG gaaaAGCGTCGCCTGAACCTGGAGGCACACCATCAGCTTCAGGACCTCACCTTCGTCAGGGAGGAAAAGAGGCAGCTTGGCAGTGAAATGAAGGCCCTTCGCTCCAAAGACCATCAGCTGCGGGAGCGGATCGTTGAGCTGGAGGGAATCCTTCACAAG ATGTGTGAAAGTTTGGCGAACTGTCAGGATTTCCTCCAGCTGAGAGAGCAGGAACATTTTCGCTTGAAACTCCAACATGCTCTGAACTTGAAG GAACTCCAGGGTGGGAGTCTGTGCACATGTTTGGCTCCATCTCCATCTGATCTGAACTGCAGGACCCGGTCTACACAGACTGCCCCGCCCTCCCCCCGGCTCTCCTTCAACACCCAGATCAAG GAGAGTTCTCAGTGCGGGCGCAGAGCTCTCATCAAAGAGATGCAAGCAGACAACAGACCACACAGCGCTAAGGGCGCCGCCAGCAGGAGGATGTCTGCGCCGGAGAGACCGCACGCTGCCTCCGCTTC TGCTGAGGACGAGGAAGGACTGAAAGTCTGCGCCAGTGTGAGGAGAAAAACGTTTGACAG TAAGC
- the LOC116729976 gene encoding coiled-coil domain-containing protein 158 isoform X3 translates to MSNSKPPGPRKPHADTDSYFLTFGDSPGANEETERVTQNTSLSLRFNRTLDELSEELNRHMEIQDIHEEIQNASSEALRRFGSPYRNRSPERSCHKNDSAEESTGFSAHIDALTQAIVDCMDTLKQDEVQRDRGSSEMDALENAAEQLSHLQLNKAHSEEEETFSPQRAIMHLKSKLHEAQMENDSLTDLRLKDSRKQVSQMAKMLHLLEELQKVKTSKVWKLPETEEEAFALQREVESLAKCVRRVYHILYEKQFGDNSAGNKTVKHQEPQSGYENVHKDSDKQHWTCFRSKDQQRNSEYEGLNNQERVEDLIASLDQEMAMFTDKSKHCGVNLCNKLRLLKNLAESQTSLQLCQINELESTVSSYRDKVSYLEKKMLETETELFATHKERDQSLQQVKELQSQLQLLKSICENQQLEFREDMKALRGQLESTRKQLFRAGEEKSCLQMLSEQRSQECQALQAELARQKSELVRLECEKHQLLNSLTDQNQHLHQETLDKQQAVKQLELQRAQLFNVNKQLENLQRLHSCKNEEHEGVVLQLQSQLGSAHDELHKIRRSLRTLKAADGHGLQVALDMQKEITARREKVDAMQSRIQHLEEKVEELHQEKRRLNLEAHHQLQDLTFVREEKRQLGSEMKALRSKDHQLRERIVELEGILHKMCESLANCQDFLQLREQEHFRLKLQHALNLKELQGGSLCTCLAPSPSDLNCRTRSTQTAPPSPRLSFNTQIKESSQCGRRALIKEMQADNRPHSAKGAASRRMSAPERPHAASASAEDEEGLKVCASVRRKTFDSIKQSVSV, encoded by the exons ATGTCTAATTCAAAACCTCCTGGGCCTCGGAAGCCTCATGCTGATACTGATTCGTACTTTTTAACTTTTGGCGATTCTCCTGGGGCTAatgaagagacagaaagag TAACCCAAAACACTTCCCTTAGCCTGAGATTTAATCGGACTCTGGATGAACTGAG CGAAGAACTCAACAGGCATATGGAAATACAAGACATACACGAGGAGATTCAAAATGCATCCAGCGAAGCTTTGAGGAGGTTTGGATCTCCTTACAGAAACAGATCGCCCGAACGAAGCTGCCACAAAA ATGACTCAGCTGAAGAATCCACTGGTTTTTCAGCCCACATTGACGCGCTGACTCAGGCTATTGTCGACTGTATGGATACTTTAAAACAGGACGAGGTGCAGCGAGACCGAGGCTCAAGTGAAATGGATGCTTTGGAAAATGCAGCAGAACAGCTGTCTCATTTACAACTTAATAAG GCAcacagtgaggaagaggagacaTTTAGCCCCCAAAGAGCCATCATGCACCTGAAGTCTAAACTGCATGAAGCTCAGATGGAGAACGACTCCCTGACTGACCTTAG GTTGAAGGACTCAAGGAAACAGGTCAGTCAGATGGCGAAGATGCTGCACTTGTTGGAAGAGCTTCAGAAAGTCAAAACGTCGAAGGTCTGGAAGCTTCCGGAGACAGAAGAAGAGGCGTTTGCTCTTCAAAGAGAAGTAGAATCACTGGCAAAGTGCGTAAGGAGGGTTTACCACATACTTTATGAAAAGCAGTTTGGGGACAACTCAGCCGGCAATAAGACTGTGAAGCATCAAGAACCACAATCTGGATATGAAAATGTCCACAAGGACTCAGATAAACAACACTGGACATGTTTTAGA TCAAAAGACCAACAGAGGAACAGCGAATATGAAGGATTAAATAACCAAGAAAG GGTGGAAGACCTTATTGCAAGTCTTGACCAGGAGATGGCGATGTTCACTGACAAATCCAAACACTGCGGAGTGAATTTATGCAACAAGTTGAGGCTGCtaaa GAACCTGGCTGAAAGTCAGACCTCACTGCAGCTCTGTCAGATCAATGAACTGGAGTCAACCGTCTCCAGCTACAGAGACAAG GTTAGTTACCTGGAGAAGAAGATGCTGGAGACCGAGACTGAACTGTTTGCCACCCATAAAGAGAGAGACCAATCGCTGCAGCAGGTCAAAGAGCTGCAGTCACAGCTTCAACTACTTAAA TCTATTTGTGAGAATCAGCAGCTTGAATTCAGGGAAGATATGAAGGCTCTGAGAGGACAGCTGGAGTCGACCAGGAAGCAGCTTTTCAGAGCCGGAGAGGAGAAATCCTGCCTGCAGATGCTTTCAGAGCAAAGGTCACAGGAG TGCCAGGCTCTGCAGGCTGAATTAGCCCGACAAAAGTCTGAGTTGGTGCGTTTGGAATGTGAGAAGCATCAGCTGCTGAACTCCCTgaccgaccagaaccagcaccTTCATCAGGAAACTCTGGACAAACAGCAAGCTGTGaagcagctggagctgcagcgcGCGCAGCTTTTCAATGTCAACA AGCAGCTGGAGAACCTGCAGCGGCTCCACAGCTGTAAGAACGAGGAGCACGAAGGCGTGGTGCTGCAGCTACAGAGCCAGCTCGGCAGCGCCCACGATGAGCTCCACAAGATCCGACGCAGCTTGAGGACCCTGAAAGCAGCCGATGGCCATG GCCTGCAGGTGGCTTTGGACATGCAGAAGGAGATCACTGCCAGGAGAGAGAAGGTTGACGCCATGCAGAGCAGAATCCAGCATTTGGAGGAGAAAGTGGAGGAACTGCACCAG gaaaAGCGTCGCCTGAACCTGGAGGCACACCATCAGCTTCAGGACCTCACCTTCGTCAGGGAGGAAAAGAGGCAGCTTGGCAGTGAAATGAAGGCCCTTCGCTCCAAAGACCATCAGCTGCGGGAGCGGATCGTTGAGCTGGAGGGAATCCTTCACAAG ATGTGTGAAAGTTTGGCGAACTGTCAGGATTTCCTCCAGCTGAGAGAGCAGGAACATTTTCGCTTGAAACTCCAACATGCTCTGAACTTGAAG GAACTCCAGGGTGGGAGTCTGTGCACATGTTTGGCTCCATCTCCATCTGATCTGAACTGCAGGACCCGGTCTACACAGACTGCCCCGCCCTCCCCCCGGCTCTCCTTCAACACCCAGATCAAG GAGAGTTCTCAGTGCGGGCGCAGAGCTCTCATCAAAGAGATGCAAGCAGACAACAGACCACACAGCGCTAAGGGCGCCGCCAGCAGGAGGATGTCTGCGCCGGAGAGACCGCACGCTGCCTCCGCTTC TGCTGAGGACGAGGAAGGACTGAAAGTCTGCGCCAGTGTGAGGAGAAAAACGTTTGACAG CATTAAACAAAGTGTTTCAGTCTGA
- the LOC116729976 gene encoding coiled-coil domain-containing protein 158 isoform X4, whose product MAKMLHLLEELQKVKTSKVWKLPETEEEAFALQREVESLAKCVRRVYHILYEKQFGDNSAGNKTVKHQEPQSGYENVHKDSDKQHWTCFRSKDQQRNSEYEGLNNQERVEDLIASLDQEMAMFTDKSKHCGVNLCNKLRLLKNLAESQTSLQLCQINELESTVSSYRDKVSYLEKKMLETETELFATHKERDQSLQQVKELQSQLQLLKSICENQQLEFREDMKALRGQLESTRKQLFRAGEEKSCLQMLSEQRSQECQALQAELARQKSELVRLECEKHQLLNSLTDQNQHLHQETLDKQQAVKQLELQRAQLFNVNKQLENLQRLHSCKNEEHEGVVLQLQSQLGSAHDELHKIRRSLRTLKAADGHGLQVALDMQKEITARREKVDAMQSRIQHLEEKVEELHQEKRRLNLEAHHQLQDLTFVREEKRQLGSEMKALRSKDHQLRERIVELEGILHKMCESLANCQDFLQLREQEHFRLKLQHALNLKELQGGSLCTCLAPSPSDLNCRTRSTQTAPPSPRLSFNTQIKESSQCGRRALIKEMQADNRPHSAKGAASRRMSAPERPHAASASAEDEEGLKVCASVRRKTFDSKQRFLEATELDRQTVNNRDGLLTSSPVISAKYNTFPLSSNRRSPVHTLLTSDPNS is encoded by the exons ATGGCGAAGATGCTGCACTTGTTGGAAGAGCTTCAGAAAGTCAAAACGTCGAAGGTCTGGAAGCTTCCGGAGACAGAAGAAGAGGCGTTTGCTCTTCAAAGAGAAGTAGAATCACTGGCAAAGTGCGTAAGGAGGGTTTACCACATACTTTATGAAAAGCAGTTTGGGGACAACTCAGCCGGCAATAAGACTGTGAAGCATCAAGAACCACAATCTGGATATGAAAATGTCCACAAGGACTCAGATAAACAACACTGGACATGTTTTAGA TCAAAAGACCAACAGAGGAACAGCGAATATGAAGGATTAAATAACCAAGAAAG GGTGGAAGACCTTATTGCAAGTCTTGACCAGGAGATGGCGATGTTCACTGACAAATCCAAACACTGCGGAGTGAATTTATGCAACAAGTTGAGGCTGCtaaa GAACCTGGCTGAAAGTCAGACCTCACTGCAGCTCTGTCAGATCAATGAACTGGAGTCAACCGTCTCCAGCTACAGAGACAAG GTTAGTTACCTGGAGAAGAAGATGCTGGAGACCGAGACTGAACTGTTTGCCACCCATAAAGAGAGAGACCAATCGCTGCAGCAGGTCAAAGAGCTGCAGTCACAGCTTCAACTACTTAAA TCTATTTGTGAGAATCAGCAGCTTGAATTCAGGGAAGATATGAAGGCTCTGAGAGGACAGCTGGAGTCGACCAGGAAGCAGCTTTTCAGAGCCGGAGAGGAGAAATCCTGCCTGCAGATGCTTTCAGAGCAAAGGTCACAGGAG TGCCAGGCTCTGCAGGCTGAATTAGCCCGACAAAAGTCTGAGTTGGTGCGTTTGGAATGTGAGAAGCATCAGCTGCTGAACTCCCTgaccgaccagaaccagcaccTTCATCAGGAAACTCTGGACAAACAGCAAGCTGTGaagcagctggagctgcagcgcGCGCAGCTTTTCAATGTCAACA AGCAGCTGGAGAACCTGCAGCGGCTCCACAGCTGTAAGAACGAGGAGCACGAAGGCGTGGTGCTGCAGCTACAGAGCCAGCTCGGCAGCGCCCACGATGAGCTCCACAAGATCCGACGCAGCTTGAGGACCCTGAAAGCAGCCGATGGCCATG GCCTGCAGGTGGCTTTGGACATGCAGAAGGAGATCACTGCCAGGAGAGAGAAGGTTGACGCCATGCAGAGCAGAATCCAGCATTTGGAGGAGAAAGTGGAGGAACTGCACCAG gaaaAGCGTCGCCTGAACCTGGAGGCACACCATCAGCTTCAGGACCTCACCTTCGTCAGGGAGGAAAAGAGGCAGCTTGGCAGTGAAATGAAGGCCCTTCGCTCCAAAGACCATCAGCTGCGGGAGCGGATCGTTGAGCTGGAGGGAATCCTTCACAAG ATGTGTGAAAGTTTGGCGAACTGTCAGGATTTCCTCCAGCTGAGAGAGCAGGAACATTTTCGCTTGAAACTCCAACATGCTCTGAACTTGAAG GAACTCCAGGGTGGGAGTCTGTGCACATGTTTGGCTCCATCTCCATCTGATCTGAACTGCAGGACCCGGTCTACACAGACTGCCCCGCCCTCCCCCCGGCTCTCCTTCAACACCCAGATCAAG GAGAGTTCTCAGTGCGGGCGCAGAGCTCTCATCAAAGAGATGCAAGCAGACAACAGACCACACAGCGCTAAGGGCGCCGCCAGCAGGAGGATGTCTGCGCCGGAGAGACCGCACGCTGCCTCCGCTTC TGCTGAGGACGAGGAAGGACTGAAAGTCTGCGCCAGTGTGAGGAGAAAAACGTTTGACAG TAAGC
- the LOC116729976 gene encoding coiled-coil domain-containing protein 158 isoform X1 yields the protein MSNSKPPGPRKPHADTDSYFLTFGDSPGANEETERVTQNTSLSLRFNRTLDELSEELNRHMEIQDIHEEIQNASSEALRRFGSPYRNRSPERSCHKNDSAEESTGFSAHIDALTQAIVDCMDTLKQDEVQRDRGSSEMDALENAAEQLSHLQLNKAHSEEEETFSPQRAIMHLKSKLHEAQMENDSLTDLRLKDSRKQVSQMAKMLHLLEELQKVKTSKVWKLPETEEEAFALQREVESLAKCVRRVYHILYEKQFGDNSAGNKTVKHQEPQSGYENVHKDSDKQHWTCFRSKDQQRNSEYEGLNNQERVEDLIASLDQEMAMFTDKSKHCGVNLCNKLRLLKNLAESQTSLQLCQINELESTVSSYRDKVSYLEKKMLETETELFATHKERDQSLQQVKELQSQLQLLKSICENQQLEFREDMKALRGQLESTRKQLFRAGEEKSCLQMLSEQRSQECQALQAELARQKSELVRLECEKHQLLNSLTDQNQHLHQETLDKQQAVKQLELQRAQLFNVNKQLENLQRLHSCKNEEHEGVVLQLQSQLGSAHDELHKIRRSLRTLKAADGHGLQVALDMQKEITARREKVDAMQSRIQHLEEKVEELHQEKRRLNLEAHHQLQDLTFVREEKRQLGSEMKALRSKDHQLRERIVELEGILHKMCESLANCQDFLQLREQEHFRLKLQHALNLKELQGGSLCTCLAPSPSDLNCRTRSTQTAPPSPRLSFNTQIKESSQCGRRALIKEMQADNRPHSAKGAASRRMSAPERPHAASASAEDEEGLKVCASVRRKTFDSKQRFLEATELDRQTVNNRDGLLTSSPVISAKYNTFPLSSNRRSPVHTLLTSDPNS from the exons ATGTCTAATTCAAAACCTCCTGGGCCTCGGAAGCCTCATGCTGATACTGATTCGTACTTTTTAACTTTTGGCGATTCTCCTGGGGCTAatgaagagacagaaagag TAACCCAAAACACTTCCCTTAGCCTGAGATTTAATCGGACTCTGGATGAACTGAG CGAAGAACTCAACAGGCATATGGAAATACAAGACATACACGAGGAGATTCAAAATGCATCCAGCGAAGCTTTGAGGAGGTTTGGATCTCCTTACAGAAACAGATCGCCCGAACGAAGCTGCCACAAAA ATGACTCAGCTGAAGAATCCACTGGTTTTTCAGCCCACATTGACGCGCTGACTCAGGCTATTGTCGACTGTATGGATACTTTAAAACAGGACGAGGTGCAGCGAGACCGAGGCTCAAGTGAAATGGATGCTTTGGAAAATGCAGCAGAACAGCTGTCTCATTTACAACTTAATAAG GCAcacagtgaggaagaggagacaTTTAGCCCCCAAAGAGCCATCATGCACCTGAAGTCTAAACTGCATGAAGCTCAGATGGAGAACGACTCCCTGACTGACCTTAG GTTGAAGGACTCAAGGAAACAGGTCAGTCAGATGGCGAAGATGCTGCACTTGTTGGAAGAGCTTCAGAAAGTCAAAACGTCGAAGGTCTGGAAGCTTCCGGAGACAGAAGAAGAGGCGTTTGCTCTTCAAAGAGAAGTAGAATCACTGGCAAAGTGCGTAAGGAGGGTTTACCACATACTTTATGAAAAGCAGTTTGGGGACAACTCAGCCGGCAATAAGACTGTGAAGCATCAAGAACCACAATCTGGATATGAAAATGTCCACAAGGACTCAGATAAACAACACTGGACATGTTTTAGA TCAAAAGACCAACAGAGGAACAGCGAATATGAAGGATTAAATAACCAAGAAAG GGTGGAAGACCTTATTGCAAGTCTTGACCAGGAGATGGCGATGTTCACTGACAAATCCAAACACTGCGGAGTGAATTTATGCAACAAGTTGAGGCTGCtaaa GAACCTGGCTGAAAGTCAGACCTCACTGCAGCTCTGTCAGATCAATGAACTGGAGTCAACCGTCTCCAGCTACAGAGACAAG GTTAGTTACCTGGAGAAGAAGATGCTGGAGACCGAGACTGAACTGTTTGCCACCCATAAAGAGAGAGACCAATCGCTGCAGCAGGTCAAAGAGCTGCAGTCACAGCTTCAACTACTTAAA TCTATTTGTGAGAATCAGCAGCTTGAATTCAGGGAAGATATGAAGGCTCTGAGAGGACAGCTGGAGTCGACCAGGAAGCAGCTTTTCAGAGCCGGAGAGGAGAAATCCTGCCTGCAGATGCTTTCAGAGCAAAGGTCACAGGAG TGCCAGGCTCTGCAGGCTGAATTAGCCCGACAAAAGTCTGAGTTGGTGCGTTTGGAATGTGAGAAGCATCAGCTGCTGAACTCCCTgaccgaccagaaccagcaccTTCATCAGGAAACTCTGGACAAACAGCAAGCTGTGaagcagctggagctgcagcgcGCGCAGCTTTTCAATGTCAACA AGCAGCTGGAGAACCTGCAGCGGCTCCACAGCTGTAAGAACGAGGAGCACGAAGGCGTGGTGCTGCAGCTACAGAGCCAGCTCGGCAGCGCCCACGATGAGCTCCACAAGATCCGACGCAGCTTGAGGACCCTGAAAGCAGCCGATGGCCATG GCCTGCAGGTGGCTTTGGACATGCAGAAGGAGATCACTGCCAGGAGAGAGAAGGTTGACGCCATGCAGAGCAGAATCCAGCATTTGGAGGAGAAAGTGGAGGAACTGCACCAG gaaaAGCGTCGCCTGAACCTGGAGGCACACCATCAGCTTCAGGACCTCACCTTCGTCAGGGAGGAAAAGAGGCAGCTTGGCAGTGAAATGAAGGCCCTTCGCTCCAAAGACCATCAGCTGCGGGAGCGGATCGTTGAGCTGGAGGGAATCCTTCACAAG ATGTGTGAAAGTTTGGCGAACTGTCAGGATTTCCTCCAGCTGAGAGAGCAGGAACATTTTCGCTTGAAACTCCAACATGCTCTGAACTTGAAG GAACTCCAGGGTGGGAGTCTGTGCACATGTTTGGCTCCATCTCCATCTGATCTGAACTGCAGGACCCGGTCTACACAGACTGCCCCGCCCTCCCCCCGGCTCTCCTTCAACACCCAGATCAAG GAGAGTTCTCAGTGCGGGCGCAGAGCTCTCATCAAAGAGATGCAAGCAGACAACAGACCACACAGCGCTAAGGGCGCCGCCAGCAGGAGGATGTCTGCGCCGGAGAGACCGCACGCTGCCTCCGCTTC TGCTGAGGACGAGGAAGGACTGAAAGTCTGCGCCAGTGTGAGGAGAAAAACGTTTGACAG TAAGC